In the Aristaeella hokkaidonensis genome, AGGAGCCGGAAAGTATCCAGAATCAGACGCTGGTTTTTATACCAGATCTGCTGGCCGACAAACAGCAGGACGTGTTTGTCCTGCGGAAGCTGAAAGAGGGAAGCGGCTTTTTCTTTCAGCTCCTGCGCGTTTTCCGGAACAGAAACGTCCGTTCCGTTGGGCATAACATGATACGGTTTGCTGTAGCCATAGGAGCGGAGCGTTTCACCGGTCTCTTCCGAACAGGCCCAGACCTCGTCACAGCTTTCAAAAACCTTCACGATCTGGTTCGTGACCATTTTCGCGATGGCCCGGCTCTTTGTGAATTCAAGGATCGCGTCATAATACTTGGAATGGAAGGTTGCCACAACGGGAATCTTCATTTTCTTTCCCAGGGAAACCGCATACTTGCCAAGCAGGGAAGGACTATGGATATGGAAGATATCCGGATTTGCCTTCGCAATTCCCGCCTCCAGCTCCCGGTCCATCTTCGGAACCGCACTGGCATAGCGGGAAAAGGGAACCCGGAAGGTCATGGACGTGAGCAGCGGATAAGGGAAAGTGTGCTTTTCCAGGTAATGGCTTTCCATTGCCGGGCAGACCACGGTGGCATTCTCCATGTGCCGGGCATATTCATGGACGGTTTCCGTCACACCGTCGATCACCGGGAAATAGTTATCAATAAACTCCACCGGGCGCAGCGCCTGAAGATCATTCATCCTGTTTCCCTCCCCGGTTACGCCTTCCGCGGATCGCGTTGATACCGTAAATGCCGGCACCGATGACAATAAAGGAATAATAGCAGAAGATCCGCCAGATCAGCATGGCCCAGAACACACCGTCAGACCGCATGGCGGAAAAGACGAGGTAAAACGCGCCTTCGGCCGCACCGGCGTTGCCAGGAGTCGGAACCAGGCAGATTGTAGCATAAATATAGATGGTGCTGGCGAAGATATGCAGGAAGCTGACCGGGGCGCCGAACATCTTCAGCACAAAGTAGGGCATGCTGCAGAGGGCAATCCGGTAGACCAGGGACAGGAACAGCAGGAGGCACAGCATGGCTTTGTTCTTCGCAATAACCGAGAAGCTGGAGTGATAGCTGTCCAGCATGCCCAGCACCTGTTCCGTGGATTCTTCAGGTTTTTTGACCAGACGCAGCCGGCCGCACAGGCGGATGGCCGCGGTGATGATCTTCTTTACCGTCTTCGGCATGAAGGAAAAGGAAGCAAGCAGGCAGGGAATGAGCGAAAAGAGCAGCAGGCCGAAATAGGCCGTATAGCGGATGGCATCCAGCTCCACCGAACGGTGAGTGATGAAGACACCCAGTGCCAGCAGGATGAAACCAGCCTGCATGGTGATATACGCGCTGATTGTCATCGCGGAGGAAGCGCCGTCCGAGTATCCGTGCCTGTGGAGCCAGAGGATCTGGAAGGGCTGGCCACCGGCACCGGAAGGGGTGATGCAGTCATAGTATTTCCCGAGGGCGGCTGTTTCAAATGCGGTCCTGAAAGAAACAGGTTCCCCGAGGGATTTCATCATCAGGAGGTACTTCAGGGTTTCCGCAAACAGCAGCACAACCAGGCAAAGCCCCGTGCAGCCCAGGAAGAAAAGGGCGCGCTTAGTAAAGCCAAACTGAAATGTGCCGGGAGTGGTTCCGGAAAATTCGTTGACGGCTGTTGCGGCGATGACCGCTATATTGATCAGGACAAACAGGGCTGTCCAGATATGCTTCTTTTTCCTGTCCTGTCGGTTTTCATTCACAATCAATGTCTCATTTCTGTTCTGAAATCTTCGGCACGTGATATTCCACACCCTGTTCGAAACGGACTTCCTCCGGCGGAGTTTCCAGTTCTTCCGGATTGTCCAGCAGGCGGATCACTTCGGAGAAGAAGGCAGCGTAATGTGCACCGGAGCAGACCCGCTCATCCGCGGTGATACCCAGCGGCAGCCAGCGGCGCATCCTGGTCTTTCCATCCGGTTCGACAAAGGCTTCCTTCTGGACGCTGCCCATGCCGATGAACAGGCTCACGTCACCGAAATTATAAATGTGATGCAGGGGGTGATGCAAGCCGATAGAACCATTATTGGTGATAAACATACCGCTGTAGAAGGGCAGTTCCCGAATCAGCACGGGCGGAGCGATTCCGTATTTGTCCAGCAGTTTCACAAGGCCGACAACCGTTGTGGCCAGGCCGGGAATGGACAGGAGCGCACTGGCCAGCCTGATGACGAAATCGCCTTCTTCCGTGGTGCGGCTCTGTTCCACAGCGGCATTCATCCGGTCACGGACGTCAAAGATGGTGTCTGTCAGGTCAAAGAGGATGCGCACAGTGGTCTCGTTGCTGTTATGATCCTGGGGATTTAACAGCACGGTGTAGGACACGGAACAGTTATTCCGGATATAATACTGTTTATTGAAAATAAAACGGTTGACTTCCGGATTCTTGCTGATTGCCCGGACATAGGCAGCCACCAGGATCTGCATGAAGGTGATCTTCTGCCCCTCACGGGCTTTTTCCACAATGTACCGGCTCAGTTTTTCAAAGTCGGCCTTGTGCTCCAGAAACACCTGCGCGTCACAGCGCATCGGCATCAGGTAAGGGGTCATCTGCACAATAGGGTCCTGTTTCTTCAGGCGTCTTCCATCCGGTCTGCGTCCAAACATAAATGATACCTCCCAATCAATTGTGCATGCTCCCAAAGGCGGGATTCATGCATTCAATATTTTACCAGCATTGATAACACGAATTTTACCATGTGAAGCCCCGCTTCTCAATAATACGCATTGTTTTCTTTAGGTGAAAAGGTTTTCATCATCTATACTGCCAGTATCCCTAAAGACATGACAGAAAAAGCACGCTGCAGGCAGCGTGCTTTTGTGTTATCCCCTTACGGGAATCTTCTTTCGCAGATCTTCCAGCCGGTTCAACGCATCATACAGCGTTTCATCGCGCTTTGCAAAATGCAGGCGGATCAGGTGATTTACTGGTTCACGGAAGAAACTGGATCCGGGAACGGCGCCGACACCAACATCTCTTGCCAGCACTTCACAGAATTCCAGATCACTTTCAAAGCCGAATTCGGAGATGTCCAGCAGGATGTAATAGGCACCCTGCGGAACGGTATGCGCTATCCGCAGATCATCCAGTCCCTTGAGGAACAGATTTCGTTTAGCTGTATACTTTGCGGCCAGATCGGCATAGTATTCGTCCCCGAAACGCAGGCCGGTCACAGCCGCTTCCTGCAGCGGTGCCGCCGCACCGACAGTCAGGAAGTCATGGACTTTCCTGGCTACGTCGATGATTTCCGTCGGGGCAATGATATATCCCAGACGCCATCCGGTAATCGAATAGGTCTTGGAAAGGGAGGAACAGGATATTGTCCGTTCCCACATGCCCGGCAGGGAGGCAAAATAGATATGCCTGTTGGGAGCATAAACGATATGCTCATACACTTCGTCCGTAATGACAAAGGTATCGTATTTTGCCGCCAGGTCCGCTATCAGTTTCAGTTCCTCATAGGTAAATACCTTGCCGCAGGGATTGGATGGATTGCAGAGGATCAGGGCCTTCGGCTTCTGGCGGAAGGCAGCTTCCAATTCATCTGCTTTGAAGCCAAATTCCGGAGGGTATAATGGCACATAGATCGGCTCGGCACCGGAGAGGATTGCGTCTGCACCGTAATTTTCATAAAACGGAGAGAAGACGATTACT is a window encoding:
- a CDS encoding glycosyltransferase, which gives rise to MNDLQALRPVEFIDNYFPVIDGVTETVHEYARHMENATVVCPAMESHYLEKHTFPYPLLTSMTFRVPFSRYASAVPKMDRELEAGIAKANPDIFHIHSPSLLGKYAVSLGKKMKIPVVATFHSKYYDAILEFTKSRAIAKMVTNQIVKVFESCDEVWACSEETGETLRSYGYSKPYHVMPNGTDVSVPENAQELKEKAASLFQLPQDKHVLLFVGQQIWYKNQRLILDTFRLLCDQSNDWFLVMVGTGKDEQDIERYATSLNLTDHIRFTGQVKDRDLLRGIYLNADLLFFPSVFDNAPLVLREAAVLAIPTLATEGSNAAGAIRKNFSGFTAAADPQAMHDELVRIFTEEDVKKIGQNARETIPLSWEKLIPMVLDRYQTVIDRYERTR
- a CDS encoding 2-oxo acid dehydrogenase subunit E2, with the translated sequence MFGRRPDGRRLKKQDPIVQMTPYLMPMRCDAQVFLEHKADFEKLSRYIVEKAREGQKITFMQILVAAYVRAISKNPEVNRFIFNKQYYIRNNCSVSYTVLLNPQDHNSNETTVRILFDLTDTIFDVRDRMNAAVEQSRTTEEGDFVIRLASALLSIPGLATTVVGLVKLLDKYGIAPPVLIRELPFYSGMFITNNGSIGLHHPLHHIYNFGDVSLFIGMGSVQKEAFVEPDGKTRMRRWLPLGITADERVCSGAHYAAFFSEVIRLLDNPEELETPPEEVRFEQGVEYHVPKISEQK
- a CDS encoding pyridoxal phosphate-dependent aminotransferase, which gives rise to MPQLSKRTETFTDSVIRRMTRVSLKYGAVNLSQGFPDFEPPKEILDRLAEVSREDFHQYSITWGAQNFREALAEKQSRLMGRKIDPNSEIVVTCGSTEAMMAAMMTVANPGDKVIVFSPFYENYGADAILSGAEPIYVPLYPPEFGFKADELEAAFRQKPKALILCNPSNPCGKVFTYEELKLIADLAAKYDTFVITDEVYEHIVYAPNRHIYFASLPGMWERTISCSSLSKTYSITGWRLGYIIAPTEIIDVARKVHDFLTVGAAAPLQEAAVTGLRFGDEYYADLAAKYTAKRNLFLKGLDDLRIAHTVPQGAYYILLDISEFGFESDLEFCEVLARDVGVGAVPGSSFFREPVNHLIRLHFAKRDETLYDALNRLEDLRKKIPVRG
- a CDS encoding lysylphosphatidylglycerol synthase transmembrane domain-containing protein, producing the protein MNENRQDRKKKHIWTALFVLINIAVIAATAVNEFSGTTPGTFQFGFTKRALFFLGCTGLCLVVLLFAETLKYLLMMKSLGEPVSFRTAFETAALGKYYDCITPSGAGGQPFQILWLHRHGYSDGASSAMTISAYITMQAGFILLALGVFITHRSVELDAIRYTAYFGLLLFSLIPCLLASFSFMPKTVKKIITAAIRLCGRLRLVKKPEESTEQVLGMLDSYHSSFSVIAKNKAMLCLLLFLSLVYRIALCSMPYFVLKMFGAPVSFLHIFASTIYIYATICLVPTPGNAGAAEGAFYLVFSAMRSDGVFWAMLIWRIFCYYSFIVIGAGIYGINAIRGRRNRGGKQDE